TGGCCGATGATGGCGCGGCGCGTTACATTCCTTTCAATGCCCCCGAGAGCGCGTTCGACTTCAGCGAAGAGGTCAGCCTCTACCTGATTGACGATTGTGATTTACTCTCGCCGCTCAATCAGATCGCCGCATTCAATCTGTTCAATGAGGCGCGCGCCCATGGTGGCTTTCTGATTGCGGCCGGTAATCACCCGCCAATGATACTCACGGTACGCGACGATTTACGCACGCGTTTGGGCTGGGGCTTGATTTATCAGCTGCACGGACTGACCGACGAAGATAAAATCGACGCTTTGGAGCGTTCTGCGCATGCGCGTGGCATTCAATTGTCTGCCGGCGTGTTACCCTACCTGATTACGCACTATCAGCGCGACATGAGTTCGCTGTCGGCCATGCTCGATCACCTCGACCATTACTCATTGGTGACGAAACGGCCGATCACTCTGCCGCTGCTGCGCGAATTAATGCTGCAACAACAGCCCTGAACAAGAACCGGAACATGCGCGACTTAGCCTTATTCGACCTCGACCACACCCTGCTCCCCATCGATTCCGATTATGAATGGGGGCAGTTTTTATGCCGCGTCGGCGCCGTCGACGCCGCGCTTTTCGCCGCCCGCAATGCCACTTTCTTCGCCCAATACCAGGCTGGTACGCTCGACCCGGTCGAGTATCTGGAGTTCGCACTCGGCACGCTGGCACAGTTTCCACGCCCGCGACTCGATCAGTTGCACGCGCAATTCATGCAAGAAGTGATACAGCCGGCGCTGCTGCCGGCCGCGTTCGACTTGCTGCAGCGGCATCGCGATGAGGATGATCTCATCGCCATCATCACCGCCACCAACCGCTTCGTGACCGCACCGATCGCCGCCGCGCTCGGGGTTACGCATTTGCTGGCGGCCGAACCGGAAGGCTATGAAACCGGTACGCTGAGCGGAAAACTGCTCGGCGTGCCGACTTCCGGGCGCGGTAAAGTAATCCACCTGCACGACTGGTTAGCCAGCCGCGGCACCAGCTTGGAGGCTTTCCCGCGCAGTTATTTTTACAGCGATTCGCACAACGATATCCCTTTACTCGAGGTCGTGACCAATCCGGTCGCCACCAACCCGAATGCCAGTTTGCGCGCCCATGCGTTGGCACACGGCTGGCCTCAAATCAACCTGTACCCGCAATGATCAAGAAATTTATTCGCAAAATCCTCGGCGTGAGTAATCCGACTGAGTCTGGCCAAGCCAACCGCAAGCCGACCGTACTCTCGGCCAAAGAACACGGCATCAACCCGCAGTTGGTGTCGGCCAATGCGCTGCGTGTGACGCAAACGCTGCAAGACAATGGCTATAAGGCTTTCGTGGTCGGCGGCGCGGTGCGTGATTTACTCACCGGCGTCAAGCCCAAAGATTTCGACATCGCCACCAATGCCACGCCGGAACAAGTCAAACGCCTGTTCCGCCGCGCCTTCATCATCGGCCGACGGTTTCAAATCGTGCATGTGATGTTCGGCCAGGATTTGCTCGAAGTGACCACCTTCCGCGGTCCATCCAACGAAGCGGCACCGAAAGACGAGCATGGCCGCGTCTTGCGTGACAATACCTTCGGCGAACAACACGACGATGCCGTGCGCCGCGACTTCACCGTCAATGCCATGTATTACGATCCAGCTACCGAAACCGTGCTCGATTATCACGGCGGTATGAAAGACATACGCAAAAAAGTCTTGCGCATCATCGGCGTGGCCGAAGCGCGCTATCGTGAAGATCCGGTACGCATGCTGCGCGTGGTCCGCTTTGCCGCCAAATTACAATTCAGTATCGATGCTGCGACCCGTGCGCCGATCGCCGTCATGGC
The sequence above is drawn from the Undibacterium sp. CCC3.4 genome and encodes:
- the hda gene encoding DnaA regulatory inactivator Hda, which codes for MRQLLLDLDAQKLPSLTTFVVGQNAELAQLLDLFSQRIASQYGERSVYLWGQAGAGKTHLLHALADDGAARYIPFNAPESAFDFSEEVSLYLIDDCDLLSPLNQIAAFNLFNEARAHGGFLIAAGNHPPMILTVRDDLRTRLGWGLIYQLHGLTDEDKIDALERSAHARGIQLSAGVLPYLITHYQRDMSSLSAMLDHLDHYSLVTKRPITLPLLRELMLQQQP
- a CDS encoding HAD family hydrolase — protein: MRDLALFDLDHTLLPIDSDYEWGQFLCRVGAVDAALFAARNATFFAQYQAGTLDPVEYLEFALGTLAQFPRPRLDQLHAQFMQEVIQPALLPAAFDLLQRHRDEDDLIAIITATNRFVTAPIAAALGVTHLLAAEPEGYETGTLSGKLLGVPTSGRGKVIHLHDWLASRGTSLEAFPRSYFYSDSHNDIPLLEVVTNPVATNPNASLRAHALAHGWPQINLYPQ